One genomic window of Gossypium hirsutum isolate 1008001.06 chromosome D11, Gossypium_hirsutum_v2.1, whole genome shotgun sequence includes the following:
- the LOC107916694 gene encoding LEAF RUST 10 DISEASE-RESISTANCEUS RECEPTOR-LIKE PROTEIN KINASE-like 2.8 has product MPSKFLFFINIIISLVLILSPKPVFSNNYLSCSVRSSCGNISDIGYPFWGLDRPESCGYPGFKLSCSESELEITISSATYRVLAINKESQTLHVSRTDYSENLCPTHLINSTFESETSPFQQNGDSQDIRLYYGCQPLTAPQNLTSILGISNQFDCTINNTNIVGYYVTREFAGTVTGNFLRSCSNSVIIPVPNSQVPSLEEGRDPDDLEEAAKIGFQLWWSADDTRCNNCVNKGGQCGRNLVSGGFECYCSDGDVCSPDSKSKFKFKWKLFIGLAAAITIAICFVVLWLKRKWLPNQGNKNQDGRIEAFIKKFGSLTPRRYSYAEIKKMTNKFNDKLGQGGYGSVYKGKLSEDRFVAVKILSESKGNGEDFMNEVASISRTSHVNIVSLLGFCFERSKRALVYEFMPHGSLDRFIYDRRLHHQSCQLEWRTLYDIALGIARGLEYLHQGCNTRILHFDIKPHNILLDENFCPKISDFGLSKLCERKESIISMTCARGTIGYIAPEVVCRNFGGVSYKSDVYSYGMMVLEMVGGRKNIDVGVSQTSEVYFPSWIYKHLDQSMNLNLNGVILEEEEEEIARKLIIVSLWCIQSYPSDRPMMTKVIEMLQENLQSLIIPPRPFVSSPLRSPKSLEHQQ; this is encoded by the exons ATGCCATCCAAGTTTTTGTTCTTCATCAACATCATCATAAGCTTGGTCCTGATTCTTTCTCCAAAACCAGTGTTTTCGAATAATTATTTGAGCTGCAGTGTTCGGTCCAGTTGCGGAAATATTTCGGATATCGGTTACCCTTTCTGGGGATTGGATCGGCCGGAAAGTTGTGGATATCCTGGATTCAAGCTCAGCTGCAGTGAAAGTGAGCTAGAAATCACAATCAGCTCTGCAACATACCGAGTTCTTGCAATAAACAAGGAATCACAAACCCTTCATGTCTCTAGAACGGATTACAGTGAGAATCTTTGTCCCACTCATCTCATCAACTCCACTTTTGAAAGTGAAACCAGTCCTTTTCAACAAAACGGGGATAGTCAGGATATAAGGCTGTATTATGGTTGTCAGCCTCTCACAGCTCCACAAAATCTCACATCAATTCTCGGGATTTCCAATCAATTCGACTGCACAATAAACAATACAAATATCGTAGGTTATTATGTGACAAGGGAATTCGCGGGAACTGTCACCGGCAATTTCCTGAGATCTTGCAGTAACAGTGTGATTATTCCAGTCCCGAATTCCCAAGTTCCGTCACTGGAGGAAGGCCGGGATCCAGATGATTTGGAAGAAGCGGCTAAAATTGGGTTTCAGCTGTGGTGGTCTGCAGATGATACCCGTTGTAATAATTGTGTAAACAAAGGTGGGCAGTGCGGGCGTAACCTCGTCTCAGGTGGATTTGAATGTTACTGCTCAGATGGCGACGTTTGTTCCCCAG ACTCCAAATCCAAATTCAAATTCAAGTGGAAGCTATTCATAG GATTGGCAGCGGCTATAACCATTGCCATATGCTTCGTTGTCTTGTGGCTCAAAAGAAAATGGTTACCGAATCAAGGAAACAAGAATCAGGATGGTAGGATTGAGGCATTCATCAAAAAGTTTGGTTCTCTTACACCAAGGCGGTATTCTTAtgcagaaataaaaaaaatgacaaataagTTTAATGATAAACTAGGTCAAGGAGGATATGGCAGTGTATACAAAGGGAAATTGTCTGAAGATCGTTTTGTGGCAGTCAAAATTTTAAGTGAATCAAAAGGAAACGGGGAGGATTTCATGAATGAAGTGGCTAGCATTAGTAGAACTTCTCATGTTAATATCGTGAGTCTACTTGGCTTTTGTTTTGAGAGATCAAAGAGAGCTTTAGTTTATGAATTTATGCCCCATGGATCCTTAGACAGGTTTATTTATGATAGAAGATTGCATCATCAAAGTTGCCAATTGGAGTGGAGAACTTTGTATGACATTGCACTTGGCATCGCTAGAGGACTCGAATACTTGCATCAAGGTTGCAACACAAGGATCTTACATTTCGACATAAAACCTCACAACATCCTTTTAGATGAGAACTTTTGTCCCAAAATCTCTGATTTCGGTTTGTCTAAATTATGTGAAAGAAAGGAGAGTATCATTTCCATGACTTGTGCTAGGGGAACAATAGGTTATATTGCTCCAGAAGTGGTTTGTCGAAACTTTGGTGGAGTTTCTTATAAATCTGATGTCTATAGCTATGGAATGATGGTCCTTGAAATGGTGGGAGGAAGAAAAAATATTGATGTTGGAGTGTCTCAAACTAGTGAAGTATATTTTCCGTCTTGGATTTATAAGCATCTTGATCAGTCTATGAACTTGAATCTTAATGGAGTaatacttgaagaagaagaagaagaaatagcaAGGAAGTTGATTATTGTGAGCCTTTGGTGCATTCAATCTTATCCATCTGATCGACCAATGATGACTAAAGTGATAGAAATGTTACAAGAAAATCTTCAATCATTGATAATTCCACCTAGACCTTTTGTATCTTCTCCTCTAAGATCTCCTAAAAGTTTAGAACATCAACAGTAA